One window from the genome of Coffea eugenioides isolate CCC68of unplaced genomic scaffold, Ceug_1.0 ScVebR1_2118;HRSCAF=3086, whole genome shotgun sequence encodes:
- the LOC113756243 gene encoding uncharacterized protein LOC113756243 — protein sequence MSSGVGSQTMDIKLQLEAMMGEFKRLLKNEIEPLHDRIDQLENSRPPPTPSKGKESAYSNDEEEAFEGRYQNDQRFQRRGDDTIKGVKLKIPSFQGKSDPEAYLEWERKIELVYECHTYTEEQKVKLAAVEFTDYASIWWDQLRLSRRRNRERPLETWEEMRSLMRKRFVPSYYSRDLHRRLQALNQGSMSVEDYYKEMEMAIMKADLREDGEATMARFLHGLRPEIAEVVELQHYLDMNEMLEKAVTIELRLKRRGTARQSTTYQAGSWRTSQPKREEKAAAPSYPPRPNGLPSKATPKPDFKANNAATKPRGRDTKCFKCQGFGHIASQCPSQRTMLMLPNGEIVSDEEEEYEGIPPLEEEENESSEEIPTHEEIGCLVVRKVLTTRAKEEELEVQRDNLFYTRCHIKDKVCSVVIDSGSCANVASLLMVEMLGLQVIKHPRPYRLQWLNNEGEVRVFRQVKVPFRIGKYEDEVTCDVVPMQASHLILGRPWQYDRDVEFKGRANKYVFTHCNRKVTLVPLTPKQVYEDQMRLQKEYEVELERKKREKSEEEKRRE from the coding sequence ATGTCTAGTGGAGTGGGTAGCCAAACCATGGACATCAAACTACAGTTGGAAGCCATGATGGGGGAGTTCAAGCGATTGCTCAAGAATGAAATTGAGCCATTGCATGATCGAATTGATCAGTTGGAGAACTCGAGACCTCCACCTACCCCGAGTAAGGGCAAAGAATCGGCATACTCAAACGATGAAGAGGAAGCGTTTGAGGGAAGGTACCAAAATGATCAAAGGTTCCAACGTCGAGGAGACGACACCATTAAAGGTGTCAAACTCAAGATTCCCTCATTCCAAGGCAAGTCGGACCCCGAGGCGTACTTGGAATGGGAACGGAAAATTGAGTTAGTCTATGAATGCCACACCTATACggaggagcaaaaggtgaaactaGCAGCCGTAGAATTCACTGACTACGCCTCCATTTGGTGGGACCAACTTAGACTAAGTCGAAGGAGAAATCGTGAGAGACCTTTGGAAACTTGGGAGGAAATGAGGAGTCTGATGAGAAAAAGGTTTGTTCCGAGCTACTATAGTCGAGATCTACACCGTCGGCTACAAGCTCTCAACCAAGGGTCCATGTCAGTTGAGGATTATTACAAGGAGATGGAAATGGCCATCATGAAGGCGGATTTGCGTGAAGATGGAGAGGCCACTATGGCTCGTTTTCTACATGGATTGAGGCCCGAGATTGCCGAAGTAGTGGAACTTCAACACTACCTCGACATGAATGAAATGCTCGAGAAGGCGGTTACAATTGAACTAcgcctcaagaggaggggtactgCGCGACAAAGCACTACTTATCAAGCTGGAAGTTGGCGCACTTCTCAACCAAAAAGGGAGGAGAAAGCCGCAGCTCCTTCTTACCCTCCAAGGCCGAATGGCCTCCCTTCCAAGGCAACGCCCAAGCCTGACTTTAAGGCTAATAATGCAGCTACCAAACCGCGTGGTCGAGACACCaagtgctttaagtgtcaaggaTTTGGCCACATCGCTTCTCAATGCCCCAGCCAAAGGACCATGCTGATGTTGCCAAATGGGGAAATTGTATCAGATGAGGAAGAGGAGTATGAGGGGATACCGCCTCTAGAAGAGGAAGAGAATGAATCGAGTGAGGAGATACCTACGCATGAGGAGATTGGATGCCTAGTGGTTCGAAAGGTCCTCACTACCCGCGCCAAAGAGGAGGAACTGGAGGTACAACGGGACAACCTTTTCTACACAAGGTGTCATATCAAGGATAAGGTGTGTAGTGTTGTTATTGATAGTGGGAGTTGTGCCAATGTCGCTAGTCTACTCATGGTAGAAATGCTAGGGCTCCAAGTTATCAAACATCCAAGACCTTATCGCCTTCAATGGTTGAACAATGAAGGGGAAGTCCGTGTGTTTAGACAAGTAAAAGTGCCATTCCGAATTGGCAAGTATGAAGACGAGGTTACTTGTGATGTCGTGCCAATGCAAGCAAGTCACCTCATTCTTGGACGGCCTTGGCAATATGATCGCGATGTCGAATTCAAGGGAAGAGCTAATAAATATGTCTTTACTCATTGCAATAGAAAGGTGACACTTGTACCTCTCACCCCAAAACAAGTGTATGAAGATCAAATGAGGCTCCAAAAGGAGTATGAGGTAGAACTTGAGAGGAAAAAGCGAgagaaaagtgaggaagaaaaaaggagagagTAG